In Rattus norvegicus strain BN/NHsdMcwi chromosome 1, GRCr8, whole genome shotgun sequence, a genomic segment contains:
- the Kctd14 gene encoding BTB/POZ domain-containing protein KCTD14: MSLPANQIKEPGKQFQPAKSLKEPSQESLPGNLLKEPSQESRILCPDPDIVVELNVGGQFYTTTMGTLMKHPGSKFSEILSRSAKHYKDAQGRFFIDRPGTYFGPLLDYLRTGQVPTEYIPEVYQEAKFYQIHPLVKLLEDKPQIFGEQVARMQFLMGVPNYRENLEVLLHLARAEAVAMRSSKVVVCVVRTEEDDAKCTEPLHILEAKKTPVVKFGPWKAGPVTEDFVYCLEKDIRAKGYTVASQRYHLSRDPYTCFWILVFTWW, from the exons ATGAGCCTGCCAGCAAACCAGATCAAGGAGCCCGGCAAGCAGTTTCAGCCGGCAAAATCGCTCAAGGAGCCCAGCCAGGAGTCTCTGCCCGGAAACCTACTCAAGGAGCCCAGCCAGGAGTCCCGGATCCTGTGTCCTGACCCGGACATC GTTGTGGAGCTGAATGTAGGGGGCCAGTTCTACACCACCACCATGGGCACCCTGATGAAACATCCAGGCTCAAAGTTTTCAGAGATACTGTCCAGGTCAGCCAAACACTACAAGGATGCACAGGGCCGTTTCTTCATCGACCGGCCCGGCACCTACTTTGGGCCTCTCTTGGACTACCTACGCACTGGACAGGTGCCCACAGAGTACATTCCGGAGGTATACCAAGAAGCTAAGTTCTACCAAATCCATCCCTTGGTCAAGCTTTTGGAAGATAAGCCACAGATCTTCGGTGAACAGGTGGCTCGGATGCAGTTCCTGATGGGAGTTCCGAACTACCGCGAAAACCTGGAGGTCCTGTTGCACCTGGCTCGGGCCGAGGCCGTGGCGATGCGCTCATCAaaggtggtggtgtgtgtggtgcgCACGGAGGAAGATGATGCCAAGTGCACGGAGCCACTGCACATCTTGGAGGCCAAAAAGACACCCGTTGTCAAATTTGGGCCCTGGAAGGCAGGCCCTGTGACGGAGGACTTTGTGTACTGCCTGGAGAAGGACATTAGAGCCAAGGGATATACGGTGGCCTCTCAGCGGTACCACCTGAGTAGGGATCCCTACACATGCTTCTGGATACTCGTCTTCACTTGGTGGTGA
- the Kctd14 gene encoding BTB/POZ domain-containing protein KCTD14 isoform X1, whose product MGTLMKHPGSKFSEILSRSAKHYKDAQGRFFIDRPGTYFGPLLDYLRTGQVPTEYIPEVYQEAKFYQIHPLVKLLEDKPQIFGEQVARMQFLMGVPNYRENLEVLLHLARAEAVAMRSSKVVVCVVRTEEDDAKCTEPLHILEAKKTPVVKFGPWKAGPVTEDFVYCLEKDIRAKGYTVASQRYHLSRDPYTCFWILVFTWW is encoded by the coding sequence ATGGGCACCCTGATGAAACATCCAGGCTCAAAGTTTTCAGAGATACTGTCCAGGTCAGCCAAACACTACAAGGATGCACAGGGCCGTTTCTTCATCGACCGGCCCGGCACCTACTTTGGGCCTCTCTTGGACTACCTACGCACTGGACAGGTGCCCACAGAGTACATTCCGGAGGTATACCAAGAAGCTAAGTTCTACCAAATCCATCCCTTGGTCAAGCTTTTGGAAGATAAGCCACAGATCTTCGGTGAACAGGTGGCTCGGATGCAGTTCCTGATGGGAGTTCCGAACTACCGCGAAAACCTGGAGGTCCTGTTGCACCTGGCTCGGGCCGAGGCCGTGGCGATGCGCTCATCAaaggtggtggtgtgtgtggtgcgCACGGAGGAAGATGATGCCAAGTGCACGGAGCCACTGCACATCTTGGAGGCCAAAAAGACACCCGTTGTCAAATTTGGGCCCTGGAAGGCAGGCCCTGTGACGGAGGACTTTGTGTACTGCCTGGAGAAGGACATTAGAGCCAAGGGATATACGGTGGCCTCTCAGCGGTACCACCTGAGTAGGGATCCCTACACATGCTTCTGGATACTCGTCTTCACTTGGTGGTGA